The Lycium barbarum isolate Lr01 chromosome 9, ASM1917538v2, whole genome shotgun sequence genome has a segment encoding these proteins:
- the LOC132609112 gene encoding abscisic acid receptor PYL4-like gives MPSSLQLHRINPNTSTSTSNFHKQPPQLSSQPTWVNPVSISVPDNVLHYHTHVVGPNQCCSAVVQAISAPIDTVWSLVRQFDNPQAYKHFLKSCHVIVGDGDVGTLREVRVVSGLPAASSTERLEILDEERHVLSFSVVGGVHRLNNYRSVTTLHVVDDDDEATVVVESYEVDVPQGNTKEETCVFVDTIVRCNLQSLAQIAENLAKTTKNNEDPEMKIRRLVDFEDRKVGSWSCLNVVV, from the exons ATGCCTTCTTCACTTCAACTTCATAGAATCAACCCAAACACCTCCACATCCACCAGTAACTTCCACAAGCAACCACCACAATTATCATCACAGCCAACATGGGTTAATCCAGTTTCCATTTCTGTCCCAGACAACGTATTACATTACCACACACACGTTGTTGGTCCCAACCAGTGTTGTTCCGCCGTGGTACAAGCCATATCCGCCCCAATCGACACCGTATGGTCCCTCGTCCGCCAATTCGACAACCCGCAAGCGTACAAACACTTCCTCAAGAGCTGCCATGTCATCGTCGGGGACGGTGACGTGGGTACGTTGCGGGAAGTCCGCGTTGTTTCAGGACTTCCCGCAGCGTCTAGTACTGAGAGGCTTGAAATATTGGATGAGGAGAGACACGTGTTGAGCTTTAGTGTTGTTGGTGGCGTTCATCGGTTGAATAATTATCGGTCGGTTACCACGCTACACGTGGTGGATGATGACGATGAAGCGACGGTGGTTGTTGAGTCGTACGAGGTTGATGTTCCACAAGGGAATACCAAGGAAGAAACGTGTGTATTTGTGGATACAATTGTGCGGTGTAATTTGCAGTCTTTGGCGCAGATCGCAGAGAACTTGGCTAAAACTACAAAGA ATAATGAAGACCCAGAAATGAAAATTCGTAGATTGGTAGATTTTGAAGACCGTAAGGTTGGTTCTTGGAGTTGTTTAAACGTGGTAGTATGA